A window from Bacteroidota bacterium encodes these proteins:
- the murG gene encoding undecaprenyldiphospho-muramoylpentapeptide beta-N-acetylglucosaminyltransferase has product MQEGKYKIIISGGGTGGHIFPAIAIANALEKKLEQIEILFIGAKGRMEMEKVPEAGYAIEGLWISGLQRKLTIKNFLVPLKLVISLIKANIIISRFKPAAAVGVGGYASGPTLRVAAWKGIPTLIQEQNSYPGITNKLLAKKTDRICVAYEGMERFFPKEKIIITGNPIREDMVDTINKKDKALEFFGLERGKRTLLVIGGSQGAVSVNESIAYHLKLFSHQGMQVIWQTGKLYYPKALELVSSKKYEGVKVQAFITRMDYAYAVADVVISRAGAITVSELCAVRKPVIFIPLPTAAEDHQTKNAMALVHHEAALMITDSKAKVSLGHTVSDLIADTLKCAKLAENIGRMAQLHAADRIADEIIGLINRKKKNSQ; this is encoded by the coding sequence ATGCAGGAAGGTAAGTATAAGATCATCATCAGCGGAGGGGGAACAGGAGGACACATTTTCCCTGCGATAGCTATTGCCAATGCCCTTGAAAAGAAGCTTGAACAGATAGAAATCCTGTTCATTGGTGCAAAAGGCCGCATGGAGATGGAAAAGGTACCGGAGGCAGGTTACGCTATTGAAGGGCTGTGGATCAGTGGACTGCAACGCAAGCTAACAATAAAAAATTTTCTAGTACCCCTGAAACTGGTCATCAGCCTTATAAAAGCCAACATTATTATCAGCAGGTTCAAACCTGCAGCAGCCGTTGGTGTTGGAGGATATGCCAGCGGACCAACATTGCGTGTTGCAGCTTGGAAAGGCATACCCACGCTCATCCAGGAACAAAACTCTTATCCCGGTATAACCAATAAACTTCTGGCAAAGAAAACCGACAGGATTTGCGTAGCTTATGAGGGGATGGAAAGATTTTTCCCAAAAGAAAAAATCATCATTACAGGGAATCCCATCAGGGAGGATATGGTCGACACTATAAACAAGAAAGATAAGGCACTGGAATTTTTCGGTTTAGAAAGAGGTAAAAGGACATTACTAGTCATTGGAGGAAGCCAGGGAGCGGTATCGGTGAATGAAAGCATCGCTTATCACCTGAAATTATTTTCCCATCAGGGGATGCAGGTCATCTGGCAGACTGGAAAGCTTTATTATCCGAAGGCTTTGGAACTGGTTAGCAGTAAAAAATATGAAGGAGTCAAAGTTCAGGCTTTCATTACGAGGATGGACTATGCTTATGCAGTGGCAGATGTCGTGATATCAAGGGCCGGAGCCATAACTGTATCGGAATTGTGCGCTGTCAGGAAACCCGTCATTTTTATTCCTTTACCTACTGCAGCAGAAGATCATCAGACAAAGAATGCCATGGCATTGGTTCATCACGAGGCTGCCCTGATGATAACAGATAGCAAAGCAAAAGTAAGTTTAGGACACACTGTTTCTGATCTGATAGCGGATACATTGAAGTGTGCAAAACTAGCCGAAAACATCGGACGTATGGCACAATTGCATGCAGCCGACCGCATAGCTGATGAAATCATCGGTCTGATAAATCGGAAAAAGAAAAACTCACAGTAA
- the murC gene encoding UDP-N-acetylmuramate--L-alanine ligase, with the protein MNIANTHTIYFLGIGGIGMSAMARYFHALGKMVCGYDKTPTHLTDQLRMEGITIDFTEDITLIPPHVDLAIYTPAVPEDHPAFQHFTDHGVPVRKRAEILGLLTQDQFTVAVAGTHGKTTITSLITHLLKRAGKPVTAFIGGIYKNDNSNLVMSEKSRFMVVEADEFDRSFLNLYPDIAVITSIDADHLDIYIHRDKLLESFCTFATQVKSHGKVFLKKGLPIHIKAGTDIKHYSVTEEADIGIISHSIRNGFQQFDLKAGERIIRDLSIVLPGLYNIENAIVASAVALELGIDEMQLRKGLGSFRGVERRFDIRIQAPEIIFIDDYAHHPEEISACISGVRDFFPGKKVTGIFQPHLYSRTRDLAKEFALSLEKLDEIILLDIYPAREQPIKGVSSKMIFDRIRKSNKTMARRNDLFNMLQERNLEIVLTLGAGDIDQLVQPIENLLKSKYTDQAK; encoded by the coding sequence ATGAACATTGCAAACACGCATACGATTTATTTTCTGGGCATCGGCGGCATAGGCATGAGCGCAATGGCACGCTATTTCCATGCTTTAGGAAAGATGGTATGCGGTTATGATAAAACCCCCACGCATCTGACAGATCAGCTAAGAATGGAGGGAATCACGATAGATTTTACTGAGGATATTACCCTGATCCCACCCCATGTCGATCTGGCCATATATACGCCTGCTGTGCCTGAGGATCACCCGGCATTTCAGCATTTTACGGATCATGGAGTGCCAGTGAGGAAACGAGCGGAGATCCTTGGCCTTCTGACACAGGATCAGTTTACAGTTGCTGTAGCCGGGACCCATGGCAAAACTACGATCACATCGCTCATCACACATTTACTGAAAAGAGCCGGGAAACCTGTAACGGCATTCATCGGGGGAATATACAAAAACGATAATTCGAATCTCGTCATGTCGGAGAAGAGTCGGTTCATGGTTGTCGAAGCAGATGAGTTTGACCGTTCATTCCTTAATTTGTACCCGGATATCGCAGTCATCACATCTATCGATGCCGATCATCTGGATATTTACATTCACAGGGATAAGCTGCTGGAATCGTTCTGCACTTTTGCCACACAGGTAAAATCCCATGGAAAAGTATTTCTGAAAAAGGGATTGCCGATTCATATAAAAGCCGGTACGGATATAAAACACTATAGTGTCACCGAAGAAGCTGATATAGGGATTATCAGCCACTCCATCAGGAATGGCTTTCAACAATTTGATCTTAAAGCCGGTGAAAGGATTATAAGAGATCTTTCAATTGTTTTACCGGGGCTATACAATATTGAAAATGCCATTGTTGCAAGTGCTGTAGCCCTTGAACTCGGAATTGACGAGATGCAGCTGAGAAAAGGGCTGGGGTCATTCAGGGGTGTGGAAAGAAGGTTTGATATCCGGATCCAGGCACCCGAAATCATTTTCATTGATGATTATGCTCATCATCCTGAAGAAATCAGCGCCTGCATCAGCGGCGTACGAGATTTTTTCCCGGGAAAGAAGGTCACGGGCATTTTTCAGCCACACCTCTATTCGAGAACGCGTGACCTGGCAAAGGAATTTGCACTCAGCCTGGAAAAATTGGACGAAATCATCCTGCTGGATATTTATCCTGCAAGGGAACAACCAATTAAAGGCGTAAGCTCTAAGATGATCTTCGACAGGATCAGGAAATCAAATAAAACAATGGCCCGACGAAACGATCTGTTTAATATGCTGCAAGAGAGAAATTTAGAGATCGTATTGACACTTGGTGCAGGAGATATTGACCAGTTGGTTCAGCCCATTGAAAATTTATTAAAAAGTAAGTATACCGATCAGGCGAAATAA
- the ftsA gene encoding cell division protein FtsA, with protein sequence MESSEIIVGLDIGTSKIAAIVGRRNENGKIEILGVGRTESIGVKRGVVSNIEHTVSSIQKAVHEAEQRSSVKIETVNVGIAGQHIKSLQHHGSIIRSSNDEEISHDEIDALTESMYKLIMNPGEEIIDVIPQEYTLDEEPGIKQPKGMSGIMLEANFHIITGQTTAAKNIYKCVRKADLEVSGLILEPLASAVAVLSEEEKEAGVVLVDIGGGTTDIAIFQDGIIRHTAVIPFGGEVITEDIKEGCTIIHRHAEELKCKFGSALASENKEEEIVAIPGLRGRPPKEISLKNLAHIIQARMEEIVEHIYFEIKNSGYEKKLIAGIVLTGGGAQLRHIAQLTEFMTGMDTRIGYPNEHLGPDVPEEIASPMYATCVGLVMIGLERSEKERSKREAHLMKKEKRTPKKDRPSFFDKIKAWFDEETGE encoded by the coding sequence ATGGAGTCATCAGAAATTATTGTCGGTTTAGACATAGGCACATCAAAAATAGCTGCTATAGTAGGCAGGCGCAATGAAAACGGAAAGATAGAGATCCTGGGTGTTGGAAGAACAGAGTCAATTGGGGTAAAGAGGGGTGTGGTATCAAATATTGAACACACAGTAAGCTCTATACAGAAAGCCGTGCATGAGGCTGAACAACGGTCTAGTGTAAAGATCGAAACGGTGAATGTGGGCATTGCAGGCCAGCATATTAAAAGCCTGCAACATCATGGCAGCATCATCCGCAGCAGTAATGATGAGGAGATCAGCCATGATGAAATTGATGCGTTGACCGAGTCGATGTACAAACTGATCATGAATCCCGGAGAGGAGATTATTGATGTGATCCCGCAGGAATATACACTTGACGAGGAACCCGGTATCAAGCAGCCAAAAGGCATGTCGGGCATCATGCTGGAAGCCAATTTCCACATTATAACCGGGCAAACCACGGCAGCAAAGAACATTTACAAATGTGTAAGAAAAGCCGATCTTGAGGTCAGCGGGCTGATACTGGAGCCGCTGGCATCAGCTGTAGCCGTCCTCAGTGAAGAAGAGAAAGAAGCCGGTGTGGTGCTGGTTGACATTGGTGGCGGAACGACCGACATTGCCATTTTCCAGGATGGCATTATCCGCCACACAGCAGTTATACCTTTTGGAGGAGAAGTGATCACCGAAGATATAAAAGAGGGGTGCACGATCATCCACCGCCATGCAGAAGAGTTGAAGTGTAAATTCGGCTCAGCACTGGCCAGCGAAAACAAGGAAGAGGAAATTGTTGCCATACCAGGCTTGAGGGGACGTCCTCCTAAAGAAATAAGCCTCAAAAATCTGGCGCATATCATCCAGGCACGAATGGAAGAGATCGTCGAGCACATCTATTTCGAGATCAAGAATTCGGGATATGAGAAAAAACTCATTGCAGGGATCGTGCTGACAGGAGGAGGAGCACAGCTCAGGCATATTGCACAGTTGACCGAATTCATGACCGGCATGGACACCCGGATCGGTTATCCTAATGAACATCTGGGTCCTGATGTGCCGGAAGAAATAGCCAGCCCGATGTACGCGACATGTGTGGGATTAGTCATGATCGGACTGGAGAGATCTGAAAAAGAGAGGTCTAAGCGTGAAGCACATCTGATGAAAAAGGAAAAACGTACGCCAAAAAAAGATCGACCCAGCTTCTTTGACAAGATCAAAGCCTGGTTCGATGAAGAGACCGGAGAGTGA